CTCGAATCAGCCCATCGTAATGGTGAGTTTTATTTGCTTGATGAGCCTAGTAATGTACGAAAAAATTTACTGTTCACATACGGAACGGTCATGTTTGAAGGAGAGAAATTCCTTGGAACAACTGATGAGTCATTTGAAGTTACATCGATTATGATCTGGACAGAGGATAATGATCGGTTGAAAGGACTCACGAAAAATGACTTTAAATTTATTGAAAAAGAAATATTAATCCGTTATCCAAAAGCAAAAATCGAATGGAAACGTCCGATCAGCGATTTACTAAAGAAGATGAAAAATGAGGAACGACTTTCATTAAAAGAATAAACAAGGGCTACCCTATCAAGCTGTAAAAGATCAATCAGGATATCGAGAAAACTTGATACGATCCAGCCCTTTTTTGTCATGTTACTGATGGGTTCATATAAATATTAAAGATAACAAAGATGATAATGATAGGCAAAATAATTGCTAATAAATTACATACAACTCCGGCAATCGCTATATACTTTCCTTTCTGAGCGGTCTTTTTCGTCTCAAGCAGAGCGATAACACCTAATATCATGCCTAAAAGGCCTAATATCATTCCGATCCAAACAAAAACGATG
The Bacillus shivajii DNA segment above includes these coding regions:
- a CDS encoding sigma-w pathway protein ysdB, whose translation is MTVILFRLFLLIAIGIIIYSAIKYWLDPRRKLESAHRNGEFYLLDEPSNVRKNLLFTYGTVMFEGEKFLGTTDESFEVTSIMIWTEDNDRLKGLTKNDFKFIEKEILIRYPKAKIEWKRPISDLLKKMKNEERLSLKE
- a CDS encoding DUF4190 domain-containing protein; amino-acid sequence: MTGFQVGKIEKNNTKAVVSLVVGIIALLFIVFVWIGMILGLLGMILGVIALLETKKTAQKGKYIAIAGVVCNLLAIILPIIIIFVIFNIYMNPSVT